The nucleotide sequence AGGAAAGTAGTTTTAACATcctttgccaaatctcataatccttgTAAGTTGTTATAGCTAGCAAAAttctaatggacttaagcattaCAATGggcgaaaatgtttcatcatagtcaattccttgACGTTGATTGAAACCCTTTGCCATAAGCCTAGCTTTATAGATACTTATgttcccatccatgtcaatcttattcttgaagatccatttgcactctatgggttttaccccaactggcacatcaaccaactcccaaacttggttggtgtactgGAGTCAATTTCAGATTTCATGGCttccagccatttctcagaatcatttGAAGTAACTGCTTCCTCGAAAGTCAAAAATTCATCATCTTCAATGAGTAGCACTTCCTCATCTTGGGTTACTATTCAACCATATCTATTTGGCTCTGGGTGTATTCTTGTAGACTTACGTTGATCTCATATTTCTTGAGCAGTCTCGGATGAAGGAGACACTTGTACTTGTGGCACTGTCTTATTGTCCAACTGTTCATCTTCCAACCTATTTGTAGGgtctataatttcttcaagacttactttGCTCCCACTATTTTATTTAGAAATCAATTCTTTTTCCAAGAAAGTAGCATATCGAGCAACAATAACTTTGTGATCACTtgggagaaaaaaataatatcccattgtagctttgggataacctacaaatgtacattttatggatcttgctacaaacttattagaattttcattcttcGCATAAGCATCACAACTCCATATCTTAAGGTAAAACaaatttaatttctttctaaatcATAATTTATATGGAGTCTTATCTACTGTCTTAGTTGGAACTCAGTTAAGTGTGTATGTTGCTGTTTCTAAGGCATagccccaaaatgacattggaagacttgcatgactcatcattgatctaaccatatccatGAGTGTGTGATTTCTCCTTTCCAAAACACTGTTTCACTCCGGTGTTCTAGGAGGTGCAAGTTGAGAAATTATCCCACActcttttaggtaatcaatgaatCCTTGGCTTAGATACTGGCCACCTCGATCACTCTGAAGGGCCTTAATCTTCTTACCACGTTGATTTTTTACCTCATTCTTGAACTCCTTAAACTTATCTAGAGTTTCAAACTTATGGCTCATTAAGTAGATATATTCATATCTCCTTAAATTGTCAGTAAAAGTCATGAAGTGGGTATACGCTCCTCTAGCTTGAGCTTGTAATGTCCCACAAACATCAttatgtatgagttctagtggTTCCTTTGCCCATTCACCTATCTTGGTGAAAGGCTTCTTGGTCTTTTTTCCTTATAAACACGCTTCACGTGTATCTATGGACTCTAATTCAAAAGAGTCAAAGAGTCCAAATATCCATTACTAAATAATCTACCGATACATTTTTGGgttatatgaccaagtctacagtgccagagatatgtcAAATTTGAGTCATGCAATTTCTATTTCTTACTTTTAATACAATAAATCGGTTcatctaagttaagaacataaagaCCATTATTCAATGAATCATTTCGATAGAATACATTGTTCAAATAAAAAGAACATAACTTGTCcttaaattaaaatacaaatcccTTGGCATCCAAACTCGACACtgaaatgatattctttgagaaactaggaacaaaataataattttctaaattcaaaataagtccactaggcaaatttattgaataagttcctacagctaacacagcaactctcgctccattagctactcgtaggtccatttcGCCCTTAGACAACTATCTGTAGTTACTTAGACCCTGCATGTTTCCATAAATGTGAGAACTACTTCCAGAATTTATgatccatgatgaagaaatagaaaaattacaCTCTACCATAAAGATACCTAAAGCATCCGCTCCACCGGCATCATTCTTCatgaaaatattataatttttcttccagtgacctttctttccacaatggaagcacatgacctccttctcatcagattgggggtacctgcatccctttcttaagcttcttTTGAGCTTGATATCTAGGATTCTTCACTGCATTAGCCTTGGGATTAAACGTCCCGGTGTTAGGGCGCTTGTTAGTCTTTCTGACCATCATTGCATGCagtgaaggatttaccttcatatccttctTAATAGTTTGCAGTATTACCATCAGATCAGTCAAACTCTTGTCCATGCTGTTCATGTTGAAGTTCAACACAAACTgagaaaatgatggaggtagtgACAACAAGATTAGGTCAACAGCCAAGTCCTGGTCtaacttggaacctaagctctcgAGCTTCTCTATGTACCCGATTATCTTGAGTACATGAGACCCAACTTGGTTTCCTTCCTCCAACATGGTATGAAATAGTGCTCGagaggtttcatacctctctTCTCTCGCACTCTCTTGGAAGAGCTCATGCAAGTGCTGATCAATCTCCCTAGCACTCATATTCTCATGTTGTCTCTGCAACTCGGGAGACATAGAAGACATCATTATGCATTGCACATCCAGTGCATCTTCTATATACTGAGAATAATATGACTGATCTTCATCTGAAGCATTGGGTATAGTCTCTTTCAGTGGTTCA is from Zingiber officinale cultivar Zhangliang chromosome 7B, Zo_v1.1, whole genome shotgun sequence and encodes:
- the LOC122004634 gene encoding uncharacterized protein LOC122004634: MEIVLRHDRKIYVLEDEPLKETIPNASDEDQSYYSQYIEDALDVQCIMMSSMSPELQRQHENMSAREIDQHLHELFQESAREERYETSRALFHTMLEEGNQVGSHVLKIIGYIEKLESLGSKLDQDLAVDLILLSLPPSFSQFVLNFNMNSMDKSLTDLMVILQTIKKDMKVNPSLHAMMVRKTNKRPNTGTFNPKANAVKNPRYQAQKKLKKGMQDVQSLHEQAVSISWAWRRQRNQNGERRVTVSLKESVV